In Asterias rubens chromosome 17, eAstRub1.3, whole genome shotgun sequence, a genomic segment contains:
- the LOC117301644 gene encoding uncharacterized protein LOC117301644, with amino-acid sequence MELHVLELLLPVFVILFVYYDAVCGIEFPKDQREVEFPPNVPKQRASSTVPIGHLRPFGYQRKPEGRVFEYNEFLHPAQFHESHVSKKKPVVFRKAVLESPALRKWTDEYLLERYGDLDVIVERKKENREVRPKRMKFAEFLKRYQTESFYIVSLIPQEMSHEVKVHESLLCGTFKRRLLETNLWMSSGGTASLIHYDADHNVHCLLAGRKDFIMIDPKYSHELRIDDPHLMTGSGFSKLDVDQINLFQNRDVANVPWRWTTLKPGDCIFIPGGYLHQVRSYSRSISATILFASAPTFDKSDCENATFEYTDLTQVRVMWTYKKGDKLIEVGYMDAERIRDDLISLLRETDKLSAHQFGLFFKGITHEDDEEVAAEMENIPIEAYEIFALFDTQSKGFITRKEIEDMDIETLKDFARILDQPTVPYEPTDVEHDEL; translated from the exons ATGGAACTCCATGTATTGGAACTGCTCCTTCCAGTGTTTGTGATTCTATTCGTCTACTACGATGCAGTGTGTGGGATTGAATTTCCAAAAGACCAACGAGAAGTTGAGTTCCCTCCGAATGTTCCCAAGCAACGAGCCAGCTCGACTGTACCCATTGGACATCTCAGACCCTTTG GTTACCAGAGAAAGCCAGAGGGAAGGGTCTTCGAATACAATGAATTCCTTCATCCAGCGCAGTTTCACGAATCCCATGTCAGCAAAAAGAAACCAGTCGTCTTTCGCAAGGCAGTTCTGGAGTCCCCTGCTCTAAGAAAGTGGACCGACGAATATTTACTAGAGCG ctatgGAGATTTGGATGTTATCGTCGAGAGAAAGAAAGAGAACAGAGAGGTGCGACCGAAGCGAATGAAGTTTGCTGAATTCTTGAAGCGCTATCAGACGGAGAGTTTCTACATTGTGTCTCTGATCCCACAGGAGATGTCCCATGAAGTTAAG GTGCATGAAAGCCTTCTGTGTGGGACGTTCAAACGCCGTCTGCTGGAAACCAACTTGTGGATGAGTAGCGGCGGAACTGCCTCACTCATCCATTATGATGCTGATCATAACGTACACTGCCTCCTGGCTGGAAGAAAAGACTTCATAATGATTGATCCAAAATACTCACATGAACTCCGCATTGACGATCCG CATCTGATGACAGGCTCAGGATTCTCTAAATTGGATGTAGACCAAATCAACTTGTTCCAAAACCGTGATGTAGCTAATGTACCGTGGCGCTGGACAACACTAAAACCCGGCGATTGCATTTTTATTCCAGGAG GTTATCTCCACCAGGTGCGGTCCTACTCGCGTAGTATTTCAGCCACCATTCTGTTTGCATCAGCCCCTACGTTCGACAAATCAGATTGTGAGAATGCGACCTTTGAGTACACTGACCTGACACAGGTCAGGGTCATGTGGACTTATAAGAAGGGGGATAAG CTGATTGAGGTAGGCTACATGGATGCAGAAAGAATTCGAGACGATCTAATATCTCTCCTGAGGGAGACAGACAAGCTATCAGCCCATCAATTTGGCTTATTCTTCAAAGGAATTACTCACGAAGATGACGAGGAAGTAGCCGCTGAGATGGAAAATATACCAATAGAAGCGTACGAG ATATTTGCACTCTTCGACACCCAATCAAAAGGATTCATAACTCGGAAAGAAATTGAAGATATGGACATCGAGACGCTGAAAGATTTTGCTCGAATTCTAGACCAACCAACTGTACCATATGAACCGACTGATGTAGAGCATGACGaactttaa